One window of Xanthomonas sp. 10-10 genomic DNA carries:
- a CDS encoding methyl-accepting chemotaxis protein, which yields MSTAPDARKTNKLGSVSTSFWLGLLVLSMIVFGANTGVATWQGSRLAGAGTGAADLQVLSQQLANQGREAVSGDPKAFAAFKETKGRIDSTVSELDGRYGQEGSVASSMAQLKATWVPLSKNADQIIASEPAVLGLAGNAERFTGSVPQLQAQLNEVVRAMTVSGAPASQIYNTLQQVVVAGTMARRVTEMRAGGANAAASGDALARDSVVFTQMLEGLRAGNEELGIAAVRNPAALSALEQSQAQWTTMKKDIDAILASSRNLFAAQSSAAALTAGSNKMLDDSKKLFDAFSAFGSVRDTRLFPNFWLGVVSGLIALLAIVGFVWSSVRVRTREQDVRYQAQVEFNSRNQQAIMRLLDEISSLGEGDLTVKASVTEDMTGAIADAINYAVDELRHLVTTINDTSAKVAVSTQETQATAMQLADAAGQQANQITTASERISEIAASIEQVSRNSTESAEVAQRSVVIAAEGAGVVRETIQGMDQIRDQIQETSKRIKRLGESTQEIGSIVELINDISEQTNILALNAAVQAASAGEAGRGFAVVADEVQRLAERTSGATRRIEGLVQTIQADTNEAVSSMEQTTSEVVSGARLAEDAGTALTEIERVSNALNNLIKNISIAAHQQSAAATDITQTMGVIRQITSQTSQGAEQTAESIGNLAQLAADLRRSVADFKLPA from the coding sequence ATGAGTACCGCCCCGGACGCCCGCAAGACCAACAAGCTCGGCAGCGTCAGCACCAGCTTCTGGCTTGGCTTGCTGGTGTTGTCGATGATCGTGTTTGGCGCCAACACCGGCGTCGCGACCTGGCAGGGCAGTCGTCTTGCCGGTGCCGGCACCGGCGCGGCCGACTTGCAGGTGCTCTCGCAGCAGCTGGCCAACCAGGGCCGCGAAGCGGTCTCCGGCGATCCCAAGGCGTTCGCCGCGTTCAAGGAGACCAAGGGCCGCATCGACAGCACGGTGAGCGAACTGGATGGCCGCTACGGCCAGGAAGGCTCGGTCGCCAGTTCGATGGCCCAGCTCAAGGCGACCTGGGTGCCGCTCAGCAAGAACGCCGACCAGATCATCGCCAGCGAACCGGCGGTGCTCGGTCTGGCCGGCAACGCCGAACGCTTCACCGGCAGCGTGCCGCAGCTGCAGGCGCAGTTGAACGAGGTGGTGCGCGCGATGACGGTCAGCGGCGCACCTGCCTCGCAGATCTACAACACGCTGCAGCAGGTGGTGGTCGCCGGCACCATGGCGCGCCGGGTGACCGAAATGCGCGCCGGCGGCGCCAATGCCGCTGCCTCGGGCGACGCGCTGGCGCGCGACTCGGTGGTGTTCACGCAGATGCTGGAAGGCCTGCGCGCAGGTAACGAAGAACTGGGCATCGCCGCGGTGCGCAACCCGGCCGCCTTGTCGGCACTGGAGCAGTCGCAGGCGCAGTGGACGACGATGAAGAAGGACATTGACGCCATCCTCGCCAGCTCGCGCAACCTGTTCGCCGCGCAGTCCTCGGCCGCCGCGTTGACCGCCGGCTCCAACAAGATGCTCGACGACAGCAAGAAGCTGTTCGATGCGTTCTCTGCGTTCGGTTCGGTGCGCGATACGCGCCTGTTTCCGAACTTCTGGCTGGGTGTGGTTTCCGGCCTGATCGCATTGCTGGCCATTGTCGGTTTCGTGTGGAGCTCGGTGCGCGTACGGACCCGCGAGCAGGACGTGCGTTACCAGGCGCAGGTGGAATTCAACAGCCGCAACCAGCAGGCGATCATGCGGTTGCTGGACGAAATCAGCTCGCTGGGTGAAGGCGATCTGACCGTCAAGGCGTCGGTCACCGAAGACATGACCGGCGCCATCGCGGACGCCATCAACTACGCCGTGGACGAGCTGCGCCACCTGGTGACCACCATCAACGACACCTCGGCCAAGGTGGCCGTGTCGACCCAGGAAACCCAGGCCACGGCGATGCAGCTCGCCGACGCCGCCGGCCAGCAGGCCAACCAGATCACCACCGCATCCGAGCGCATCAGCGAAATCGCTGCCAGCATCGAACAGGTCTCGCGCAACTCCACCGAGTCGGCCGAAGTGGCGCAGCGCTCGGTGGTCATCGCCGCCGAAGGTGCCGGTGTGGTGCGCGAGACGATTCAGGGCATGGACCAGATTCGCGACCAGATCCAGGAAACCTCCAAGCGCATCAAGCGCCTGGGCGAATCGACCCAGGAAATCGGCTCGATCGTGGAACTGATCAACGACATTTCCGAGCAGACCAACATCCTGGCGCTCAATGCCGCGGTGCAGGCGGCCTCGGCGGGCGAGGCCGGTCGCGGTTTCGCCGTGGTGGCCGACGAAGTGCAGCGCCTGGCCGAACGCACCTCCGGTGCGACGCGACGGATCGAAGGCCTGGTGCAGACGATTCAGGCCGATACCAACGAGGCGGTCAGCTCGATGGAGCAGACCACCTCCGAAGTGGTGTCCGGTGCGCGCCTGGCCGAAGACGCCGGCACCGCGCTGACCGAAATCGAGCGCGTGTCCAACGCACTGAACAACCTCATCAAGAACATCTCCATCGCCGCACACCAGCAGTCGGCTGCGGCGACGGACATCACACAGACCATGGGCGTGATCCGTCAGATCACCAGCCAGACATCGCAGGGTGCGGAACAGACGGCCGAGTCGATCGGCAACCTGGCTCAGCTCGCTGCCGATCTGCGCCGTTCGGTCGCCGACTTCAAGCTGCCGGCGTGA
- a CDS encoding chemotaxis protein CheW, translated as MRSPFDILEDYERRSLAHATPLPERQFSADIWRGVGYRVGTRRLVSDFREVAEIVPMPPVTPVPGGQPWLLGVGNLRGNLFPVIDLKQFLEGRRTVLQEGQRVLIMRQSGGDVALTIDELYGQRSFEQSQAVEPGELAQGRYAHFIDRAFRNETQDWGVFSLALLSRTPEFRQAAA; from the coding sequence ATGCGCTCTCCATTCGACATTCTCGAAGACTACGAGCGTCGTAGTCTTGCGCACGCCACGCCGCTGCCGGAACGCCAGTTCTCGGCCGATATCTGGCGTGGCGTCGGCTATCGCGTCGGGACCCGGCGACTGGTGTCGGATTTCCGCGAAGTGGCGGAAATCGTGCCGATGCCGCCGGTGACGCCGGTGCCCGGCGGGCAGCCCTGGTTGCTGGGCGTGGGCAACCTGCGCGGCAACCTGTTTCCGGTGATCGACCTGAAGCAGTTCCTGGAGGGCCGTCGCACGGTGCTGCAGGAAGGCCAGCGGGTGCTGATCATGCGTCAGAGTGGCGGCGACGTCGCGCTGACCATCGATGAGCTGTATGGCCAGCGCAGCTTCGAACAGTCCCAGGCGGTCGAACCCGGCGAGCTGGCGCAAGGCCGCTACGCCCACTTCATCGATCGTGCCTTCCGCAACGAGACGCAGGACTGGGGTGTGTTCTCCCTGGCGTTGCTGTCGCGCACTCCTGAATTCCGGCAGGCCGCGGCCTAA
- a CDS encoding response regulator — protein sequence MARIILIEDSPTDRAVFSQWLEKAGHTVVATDNAEAGLELIRSQAPDLVLMDVVLPGMSGFQATRALARDQATKDIPVLLVSTKGMETDKAWGLRQGASDYIVKPPREDDLIARIKQLVR from the coding sequence ATGGCTCGAATTATATTGATCGAGGACTCGCCCACCGATCGGGCAGTCTTCAGTCAATGGCTGGAAAAAGCTGGCCATACGGTCGTCGCCACCGACAACGCCGAAGCGGGACTTGAGCTGATTCGCAGCCAGGCGCCCGATCTGGTGCTGATGGACGTGGTGCTGCCAGGTATGAGCGGCTTCCAGGCAACGCGTGCACTCGCACGCGACCAGGCCACCAAGGACATCCCCGTGCTGCTGGTCAGCACCAAGGGGATGGAAACCGACAAGGCATGGGGTTTGCGACAAGGTGCCAGCGACTACATCGTCAAGCCGCCGCGCGAAGACGATCTGATCGCTCGCATCAAACAACTGGTGCGTTGA
- the pilG gene encoding twitching motility response regulator PilG, which yields MSENIAAGGELAGLKVMVIDDSKTIRRTAETLLKREGCEVVTATDGFEALAKIADQQPQIIFVDIMMPRLDGYQTCALIKGNQLFKSTPVIMLSSKDGLFDKARGRIVGSEQYLTKPFTREELLSAIRTYVHA from the coding sequence ATGAGTGAAAACATTGCTGCGGGTGGGGAACTCGCAGGACTGAAGGTGATGGTCATCGACGATTCGAAGACCATTCGCCGCACCGCCGAAACGCTGCTGAAGCGGGAAGGTTGTGAAGTAGTGACAGCGACCGATGGTTTCGAGGCACTGGCCAAGATTGCGGACCAGCAACCTCAGATCATTTTTGTCGACATCATGATGCCGCGCCTGGATGGGTACCAGACGTGCGCGTTGATCAAGGGCAACCAGCTCTTCAAGTCGACGCCGGTGATCATGCTGTCGTCCAAGGATGGCCTGTTCGACAAGGCGCGTGGCCGTATCGTCGGCTCCGAGCAATATCTGACCAAGCCATTCACCCGTGAAGAACTACTGAGCGCGATCCGCACGTACGTCCACGCCTGA
- the gshB gene encoding glutathione synthase, with protein sequence MSLDVVVVMDPIASIKIAKDTTFAMLLEAQRRGHRLHYVRPGGLSLREGRAVAQVAPLSVREDKTSWFTLGEFAELEFGPGQVVLMRKDPPVDAEFVYDTQVLSVAQRAGAQIVNDPQGLRDYNEKLAALLFPQCCPPTLVSRDAATLKAFVLEHGQAVLKPLDGMGGRSIFRSGTGDPNLNVILETLTDGNRKLTLAQRFIPDITAGDKRILLVDGEPVDYCLARIPQGDEFRGNLAAGGRGEGRPLSERDRWIAAQVGPEMRRRGMRFVGLDVIGDYLTEVNVTSPTCVRELDAQFGLNIAGLLFDAIEAGTAQ encoded by the coding sequence ATGTCGCTCGACGTCGTTGTGGTGATGGATCCCATCGCCTCCATCAAGATCGCCAAAGACACCACCTTCGCCATGCTGCTGGAAGCCCAGCGTCGTGGCCACCGCTTGCACTATGTGCGCCCCGGCGGGCTCAGCCTGCGCGAGGGACGCGCCGTGGCGCAAGTCGCCCCCTTGAGCGTGCGCGAAGACAAGACAAGCTGGTTCACGCTGGGCGAGTTCGCCGAACTGGAATTCGGCCCCGGCCAGGTGGTGCTGATGCGCAAGGACCCACCGGTGGACGCCGAGTTCGTCTACGACACCCAGGTGCTGAGCGTGGCCCAGCGCGCCGGCGCGCAGATCGTCAACGACCCGCAGGGCCTGCGCGACTACAACGAGAAGCTGGCGGCGTTGCTGTTTCCGCAATGCTGCCCGCCGACGCTGGTGAGCCGCGATGCGGCGACGCTGAAGGCGTTCGTGCTGGAACACGGCCAAGCCGTGCTGAAGCCGCTGGACGGCATGGGCGGGCGCTCGATCTTCCGCAGCGGCACCGGCGACCCCAACCTCAACGTGATCCTGGAAACGCTCACCGACGGCAACCGCAAGCTGACCCTGGCGCAGCGCTTCATCCCAGACATCACCGCCGGCGACAAGCGCATCCTGCTGGTGGACGGCGAGCCGGTGGACTACTGCCTGGCGCGGATTCCGCAGGGCGACGAATTCCGCGGCAACCTGGCCGCCGGCGGGCGTGGCGAAGGCCGCCCCCTGTCCGAGCGCGACCGCTGGATCGCCGCGCAGGTCGGCCCGGAAATGCGCCGGCGCGGCATGCGCTTCGTCGGTCTGGACGTGATCGGCGATTACCTGACCGAGGTCAACGTCACCAGCCCCACCTGCGTGCGCGAGCTGGATGCGCAGTTCGGCCTGAACATCGCCGGGCTGCTGTTCGACGCGATCGAGGCCGGCACCGCGCAATGA
- a CDS encoding energy transducer TonB: protein MSKAAAQPAAMDDRQRLSAMLVISLLLHAALILGVGFTVSEDAPLVPTLDVIFSQTSTPLTPKQADFLAQANQQGGGDHDTPQRPRDSQPGVVPQDRTGLAPQAQRATSVQAPEPTQTRVVSSRRGEQTMPTPQPNPQTDPLTPADAQRVQRDAEMARLAAEVHLRSEQYAKRPNRKFVSASTREYVYANYLRAWVDRAERVGNLNYPDEARRRRLGGKVVISVGVRRDGSVESSRVLISSGVPALDDAALRVVQLAQPFPPLPRTKDDVDILEVTRTWLFLPGGELHDDR from the coding sequence ATGAGCAAGGCCGCGGCGCAGCCTGCAGCGATGGACGACCGCCAGCGCCTGAGCGCGATGCTGGTGATCTCGCTGTTGCTGCACGCCGCGCTGATCCTGGGGGTGGGTTTCACGGTCAGCGAGGATGCGCCGCTGGTGCCGACACTGGACGTGATCTTCAGCCAGACCAGCACGCCGTTGACGCCGAAACAGGCCGACTTCCTGGCCCAGGCCAACCAGCAGGGCGGCGGCGACCACGACACCCCCCAGCGCCCGCGCGACAGCCAGCCCGGCGTGGTACCCCAGGACCGCACCGGGCTCGCGCCACAGGCGCAGCGCGCCACCAGCGTGCAGGCACCGGAGCCGACCCAGACCCGCGTGGTCAGCAGCCGTCGCGGCGAGCAGACGATGCCCACGCCGCAACCCAATCCGCAGACCGACCCGCTCACCCCGGCCGATGCACAGCGCGTGCAGCGCGACGCGGAAATGGCCCGGCTCGCCGCCGAGGTGCATCTGCGCTCGGAGCAGTACGCCAAGCGCCCCAACCGCAAGTTCGTCTCGGCCAGCACCCGCGAATATGTGTACGCCAACTATCTGCGCGCGTGGGTGGATCGCGCCGAGCGCGTGGGCAATCTGAATTATCCGGACGAAGCGCGGCGGCGCCGGCTGGGCGGCAAGGTCGTCATCAGCGTGGGCGTGCGCCGCGACGGTAGCGTGGAAAGCAGCCGCGTGCTGATCTCCAGCGGCGTGCCGGCGCTGGACGATGCCGCGTTGCGCGTGGTGCAACTGGCCCAGCCGTTCCCGCCCCTGCCCAGGACCAAGGACGACGTGGACATTCTGGAAGTCACCCGCACCTGGCTGTTCCTGCCCGGCGGCGAGCTGCACGACGATCGCTGA
- a CDS encoding ADP-ribosylglycohydrolase family protein: MTHGERERARFRGCLLGLAVGDALGTTLEFCAPGSFTPIDDMRGGGPFALRAGQWTDDTSMALCLAHSLLHRNGFDAADQMNRYCNWYQHGYLSSTGSCFDIGSTVRQALERYLDGGPAFSGSEDPRAAGNGSLMRLAPVAMYYAYRPAELGARAADSSRTTHAAAEALDACRLFALQLHAALLGGERGAVLQTQCNELVTPTVRALAARNHAAVPAAQIRGTGYVVDSLSAALWCFATTETFADAVLRAANLGDDADTTAAICGQLAGAFYGVDGIPAAWRERVQDAAEIMALADRLHAAASMA, encoded by the coding sequence ATGACGCACGGCGAACGCGAACGCGCGCGGTTTCGCGGCTGTCTGCTTGGCCTGGCGGTCGGCGATGCGCTTGGCACCACGCTGGAATTCTGCGCGCCGGGCAGCTTTACCCCGATCGACGACATGCGCGGAGGCGGCCCGTTCGCGCTGCGTGCCGGGCAATGGACCGACGACACCTCGATGGCCTTGTGCCTGGCGCACAGCCTGCTGCATCGGAACGGATTCGATGCCGCCGATCAGATGAATCGCTATTGCAACTGGTACCAGCACGGCTACCTCAGCAGCACCGGCAGCTGTTTCGATATCGGCAGCACCGTGCGGCAGGCGCTGGAGCGCTATCTCGATGGCGGTCCGGCCTTCAGCGGCAGCGAGGACCCGCGCGCGGCCGGTAACGGCTCATTGATGCGGCTGGCGCCGGTGGCGATGTATTACGCGTATCGCCCGGCTGAGTTGGGCGCGCGTGCTGCGGACAGTTCGCGTACCACGCATGCCGCCGCCGAAGCGTTGGACGCCTGCCGGCTGTTCGCGCTGCAGCTGCATGCCGCGTTGCTGGGTGGCGAGCGTGGGGCAGTGCTGCAGACGCAGTGCAACGAGTTAGTCACGCCGACAGTGCGCGCATTGGCCGCACGCAACCACGCGGCGGTGCCCGCGGCGCAGATCCGCGGCACCGGCTATGTGGTCGATTCGCTGTCGGCCGCGCTGTGGTGTTTCGCCACCACCGAGACATTCGCCGATGCGGTGCTGCGTGCAGCCAATCTGGGCGACGATGCCGACACCACCGCCGCCATCTGCGGCCAGCTGGCGGGGGCGTTCTACGGCGTCGACGGCATTCCGGCCGCCTGGCGCGAGCGGGTGCAGGACGCGGCCGAGATCATGGCATTGGCCGATCGGCTGCATGCCGCCGCATCGATGGCCTGA
- the tsaB gene encoding tRNA (adenosine(37)-N6)-threonylcarbamoyltransferase complex dimerization subunit type 1 TsaB, protein MNVLAFETSTEACSVALHVGGRVIERFELAPRRHAELALPWAEQLLAEAGITRRQLDAIAVGRGPGAFTGVRLAIGIAQGIALGLDRPVLAVSTLQVLALRAPAEAKHVLACIDARMGEVYAGVFVRHDDGVLELMPEVVCTPDTLIVPDTAHRFAGVGTGFAAADGLLQRRFAAQLSGIDASALPHAADLLTLALPALQRGEGVAPERVEPAYLRDNVALTLVEQQAARAAKAGAAAP, encoded by the coding sequence ATGAACGTTCTCGCATTCGAAACCTCTACCGAAGCCTGCTCGGTCGCGCTGCACGTTGGCGGGCGCGTCATCGAGCGTTTCGAACTGGCGCCACGTCGTCACGCGGAACTGGCATTGCCGTGGGCCGAGCAGCTGCTGGCCGAGGCGGGCATCACGCGGCGCCAGCTCGATGCGATTGCGGTCGGCCGCGGGCCCGGTGCGTTTACCGGCGTGCGCCTGGCCATCGGCATCGCGCAAGGCATTGCGTTAGGCCTGGATCGGCCGGTGCTGGCGGTCTCCACGCTGCAGGTACTGGCGTTGCGCGCGCCTGCCGAGGCGAAGCATGTGCTGGCCTGCATCGATGCGCGCATGGGCGAGGTGTATGCCGGCGTCTTTGTGCGTCACGACGATGGTGTATTGGAACTGATGCCGGAAGTGGTGTGCACGCCCGACACCTTGATCGTGCCGGACACCGCGCACCGTTTCGCCGGAGTGGGCACCGGCTTCGCTGCCGCCGATGGTCTGCTGCAGCGGCGTTTTGCAGCGCAGCTGAGTGGCATCGATGCCAGCGCCCTGCCGCACGCCGCCGACCTGCTCACGCTGGCATTGCCGGCGTTGCAGCGTGGCGAAGGCGTGGCGCCGGAGCGTGTGGAACCGGCGTATCTGCGCGATAACGTCGCACTGACCTTGGTCGAGCAGCAGGCCGCACGCGCAGCGAAGGCGGGCGCAGCCGCGCCATGA